A part of Polyangium mundeleinium genomic DNA contains:
- a CDS encoding site-specific integrase: MTALVRVAPTTLPAGLAGDVQRAAEHAAHARSPNTRRAYARAWERWTAYAHEHGARELPAAPLVVAAYLAHLDAEGLSPASLDVALAAIVDQHRAARLPLPTNDPAVRDVRAGIRARRGTRPRSKAALSPAELQEMIDALPPDIGGTRDRALLLVGFSAALRRSELVALLVEHVAWHARGVAVLVARSKSDQEGAGVEIPIHAAPGRLCPVVALRAWLDAAVITSGPVFRSVDRWGRVGRAALSAAAVAKTIKRAAARVGLDVHELAGHSLRAGFATTAASQGANMAEIGRITRHASEGMIRKYIRAGTLFDRDPLRGVLVR, from the coding sequence ATGACCGCGCTCGTGCGCGTCGCGCCGACGACGCTCCCCGCAGGCCTCGCCGGCGACGTCCAACGCGCGGCCGAGCATGCGGCGCATGCACGCTCGCCGAACACGCGCCGCGCGTACGCTCGCGCGTGGGAACGCTGGACGGCGTACGCGCACGAGCACGGCGCGCGAGAGCTCCCCGCCGCGCCCCTCGTCGTCGCGGCGTACCTCGCGCACCTCGACGCCGAAGGGCTCTCGCCGGCCTCGCTCGACGTCGCGCTGGCTGCGATCGTCGACCAGCACCGCGCCGCGCGTCTTCCTTTGCCCACCAACGATCCCGCCGTGCGGGACGTGCGCGCGGGCATCCGTGCTCGGCGCGGTACACGTCCGCGGAGCAAGGCTGCGCTCTCGCCGGCCGAGCTGCAGGAGATGATCGACGCGTTGCCGCCCGACATCGGCGGCACGCGCGATCGAGCTCTACTCCTCGTGGGGTTCAGCGCAGCGCTGCGACGGTCGGAGCTCGTCGCGCTGCTCGTCGAGCACGTCGCATGGCATGCGCGCGGAGTGGCGGTGCTCGTCGCGCGGAGCAAGAGCGACCAGGAGGGCGCGGGCGTCGAGATCCCGATCCACGCTGCGCCCGGCCGGCTCTGCCCTGTCGTCGCGCTGCGGGCCTGGCTCGACGCTGCGGTGATCACGTCCGGCCCCGTGTTCCGCAGCGTGGACCGCTGGGGCCGCGTCGGTCGCGCAGCCCTCAGCGCGGCCGCTGTGGCAAAGACAATCAAGCGCGCCGCGGCACGCGTCGGGCTCGACGTGCACGAGCTCGCGGGGCACTCGCTCCGCGCTGGGTTCGCGACGACGGCCGCGAGCCAGGGCGCGAACATGGCCGAGATCGGACGCATCACGAGGCACGCGAGCGAGGGGATGATCCGCAAGTACATCCGGGCCGGGACGCTGTTCGATCGCGATCCTCTCCGCGGTGTGCTCGTGCGGTAG
- a CDS encoding type VI immunity family protein, with protein sequence MHLDADLNELERHLVIPTADGRPGCIIGWLATVYFEKPWTRPVREAVAEAGEHYIGQLRDHLVWARRSGSTYLYRMGTKNVRMPREWLPDRDETEGWSWGFHGGEKEDDASPFQVSAMGSHPVDKDLGYFHARLPFSWFAQHPDTTFADFVLPMCKRLRPLSGYAGLGFLLPLTVEGKILGEPLVTPLASRFPGLEVDDPGGGTFSLHDGIKGVNWLTILSDRWVEAAGGRDYLRIRLDEPTFPFYPYDGGLMIQAGPKPQIGDTTRDLWPEHYVTLHKVLKKIQIKKYGRFHLGGPGPRMDQPATLAWLVRFDGK encoded by the coding sequence ATGCACCTGGACGCAGACCTGAACGAACTCGAACGCCATCTTGTCATTCCAACCGCCGATGGGCGGCCAGGGTGCATCATCGGATGGTTGGCGACCGTCTACTTTGAAAAGCCTTGGACGAGGCCCGTCCGTGAGGCCGTTGCCGAGGCTGGGGAGCATTACATAGGGCAACTGCGAGATCACCTGGTATGGGCACGGCGGTCCGGAAGCACGTACTTGTATCGGATGGGCACGAAAAATGTGCGAATGCCGCGAGAATGGTTGCCCGACCGGGACGAGACAGAAGGGTGGTCCTGGGGCTTCCACGGAGGCGAAAAGGAGGATGATGCTTCACCGTTCCAAGTGTCAGCCATGGGCTCCCATCCCGTCGACAAGGATCTCGGGTACTTCCACGCCCGGCTGCCATTCTCCTGGTTTGCCCAGCATCCGGATACCACATTCGCCGACTTCGTCTTGCCCATGTGCAAACGGCTGCGTCCGCTGAGCGGGTACGCAGGTCTCGGCTTCCTCCTGCCGCTCACGGTGGAGGGCAAGATCCTTGGCGAACCCCTCGTCACACCGTTGGCGAGCCGCTTTCCTGGTCTGGAAGTCGACGACCCAGGCGGCGGCACCTTTAGCCTCCACGACGGCATCAAAGGGGTCAACTGGTTGACCATCCTCAGCGATCGATGGGTCGAGGCAGCCGGCGGGCGCGACTATCTGCGGATCCGCCTCGACGAACCCACGTTCCCCTTCTACCCCTACGATGGGGGCCTCATGATCCAGGCCGGACCCAAGCCGCAGATCGGCGACACCACCCGCGACCTCTGGCCCGAGCATTACGTGACGCTCCATAAGGTGTTGAAGAAGATCCAGATCAAGAAGTACGGCCGTTTCCACCTAGGCGGACCAGGTCCACGGATGGACCAGCCCGCGACGCTCGCCTGGCTGGTCCGGTTTGACGGAAAGTAG
- the tssI gene encoding type VI secretion system tip protein TssI/VgrG, whose product MARIDLWIQGVDAPLFVRSIRVREVMSCPFEVSIVARSHAADLDLDAAGWAPASVTLVSGWSLVLGGGARAWSGLVQRIEQTAVELSGLSTYEIRIVPRLSLLTQNRDYRVFQRQTVPAIAKRLLEDWFVDHEWRLDPAAFPVLEYRVQYGESDFAFLARLCEEAGISFFFELRDGRGSVLVLCDDPAAIPVRPGPPLPFEASPNEAAEAEYVTAVSLRRDGAPMRVVLRDVDFRRPGFPLYGEADLQEPTPSARFERRHYVPGAFRVHTMHPPSPGAATAPTRGAGRHDPRAGQELAARLVLSETTQTRAASFETNALDLAPGVVVAIANHPHPLLDPDRAPLLVTEFSMDAEHDEEWRARCRAVWTEHPYKPPQKTPRPVVQGLQSAVVQGPRDREVFTDEHGRVKVRFFWDSEAKDDEQTSCWIRVSQVWTGAGFGIWTIPRVGQEVLVGFLEGNPDEPIVVGHVPNALTPPPYPLPGHQTRTVLRSRSTPEGDGFNEISFEDRKGDELLYQRAERDRETWVRHDERELVGGSRQRAVGADEHIAIRGDRRERIDGSEHRTIGGDERAEIGGSASYVIDGDVNLVINGRLGVQVAGDVHILAGREVVVEGSDATLRGAGGFARATGGGLLAAPFVENAGAAGVGGGSSPMPPSPPVLPASYGVPPPRPIVRLPVLGFGPIQGQKSEEEVICGAICMCEKNPGGVRKQDCVDNQLRAYDRALDYQSTIKPEVIYDMSRNPPVPLMNEEVPTKPFGRPPAGSLRPDVVIVHDGSRPPTPDNIKKIIEIKFPPEPVDDEQLKRYRKIGGGVPVEAWTPDTCGCRDRQPEPQPVRVSAEDAAIAAALAVALLILLLDDATGVGTADDVLIPVVIRELAKRLAPVLGPVLLKVP is encoded by the coding sequence ATGGCGCGGATCGACCTTTGGATCCAAGGCGTAGACGCGCCCCTGTTTGTCCGAAGCATTCGCGTTCGGGAGGTCATGTCCTGCCCGTTCGAGGTCTCGATCGTCGCCCGGTCTCACGCGGCCGATCTCGATCTCGACGCGGCGGGCTGGGCCCCCGCCTCGGTGACGCTCGTCTCGGGGTGGTCCCTCGTCCTCGGCGGCGGGGCCCGCGCGTGGTCGGGCCTCGTGCAGCGCATCGAGCAGACCGCCGTGGAGCTCTCCGGGCTCTCGACGTATGAGATCCGCATCGTCCCGCGGCTCTCCCTGCTCACGCAGAACAGAGATTACCGAGTTTTTCAGCGGCAGACGGTCCCGGCGATCGCCAAGCGCCTCCTCGAGGACTGGTTTGTCGACCATGAATGGCGCCTAGATCCAGCGGCTTTCCCCGTGCTGGAGTACCGCGTCCAGTACGGGGAAAGCGACTTCGCCTTCCTCGCGCGGCTGTGCGAAGAGGCGGGGATCTCGTTTTTCTTCGAGCTACGCGACGGCCGCGGCTCGGTCCTCGTGCTTTGCGATGATCCCGCGGCGATCCCCGTCCGCCCCGGGCCGCCCCTGCCCTTCGAGGCCTCGCCCAACGAAGCGGCGGAAGCCGAGTACGTGACCGCGGTGTCTCTCCGCCGGGACGGCGCGCCCATGCGCGTCGTGCTGCGGGACGTCGACTTTCGCCGCCCCGGCTTCCCGCTCTACGGCGAGGCCGACCTACAAGAGCCGACCCCATCGGCCCGGTTCGAGCGTCGGCACTACGTCCCGGGGGCCTTCCGCGTGCACACGATGCATCCGCCCTCCCCAGGGGCCGCCACGGCGCCCACGAGGGGCGCGGGACGCCATGACCCGCGGGCGGGGCAAGAGCTCGCGGCGCGGCTCGTCCTCTCGGAGACCACCCAGACCCGCGCGGCGAGCTTCGAGACGAACGCCCTAGACCTCGCGCCGGGTGTCGTCGTCGCGATAGCAAACCACCCCCATCCGCTACTCGACCCGGACCGCGCGCCGCTCCTCGTGACCGAGTTCTCCATGGACGCCGAGCACGACGAGGAATGGCGCGCGAGGTGCCGCGCCGTCTGGACCGAGCACCCCTACAAGCCCCCGCAGAAGACGCCGCGCCCCGTCGTGCAGGGCCTCCAGAGCGCCGTGGTGCAGGGGCCGCGGGATCGCGAGGTCTTCACGGACGAACACGGACGCGTCAAGGTGCGGTTTTTCTGGGACAGCGAAGCGAAGGACGACGAGCAGACGTCATGCTGGATCCGCGTCTCGCAGGTCTGGACGGGCGCGGGATTCGGGATCTGGACGATCCCGCGTGTCGGTCAGGAGGTCCTTGTGGGTTTCCTCGAAGGGAACCCCGACGAGCCGATCGTGGTGGGGCACGTGCCGAACGCGCTCACGCCGCCCCCGTACCCGCTCCCCGGGCACCAAACGCGGACGGTGCTTCGCTCGAGGAGCACACCGGAGGGCGACGGGTTCAACGAGATCAGCTTCGAAGACCGCAAGGGCGACGAGCTCCTGTATCAGCGCGCCGAACGGGATCGCGAGACGTGGGTACGTCATGACGAGCGGGAGCTCGTCGGCGGTAGCCGCCAGCGCGCGGTGGGCGCGGACGAGCACATCGCGATCCGTGGGGACCGGCGCGAGCGGATCGACGGGAGCGAGCACCGCACGATCGGCGGGGACGAGCGCGCCGAGATCGGGGGTTCGGCGAGCTATGTCATTGATGGAGACGTAAATCTGGTCATCAATGGGCGTCTCGGCGTCCAGGTGGCCGGGGACGTGCACATCCTCGCGGGCCGCGAGGTGGTGGTCGAGGGGTCCGATGCGACGCTCCGCGGGGCCGGAGGGTTCGCGCGAGCGACGGGCGGGGGCCTGCTCGCGGCCCCGTTCGTGGAGAACGCGGGCGCGGCCGGCGTGGGGGGCGGGAGCTCGCCCATGCCGCCCTCGCCGCCCGTGCTCCCCGCGAGCTACGGGGTTCCGCCTCCCCGGCCGATCGTGCGGCTGCCCGTGCTGGGGTTCGGGCCGATCCAGGGGCAGAAGAGCGAGGAGGAGGTGATTTGCGGGGCGATTTGCATGTGCGAGAAGAACCCGGGCGGCGTGCGGAAGCAAGACTGCGTGGACAACCAGCTACGCGCTTATGATCGAGCCTTGGATTACCAGAGCACGATCAAACCGGAAGTGATCTACGATATGAGCCGGAACCCGCCCGTTCCCTTGATGAACGAAGAGGTGCCGACGAAGCCTTTCGGTCGGCCGCCTGCGGGTTCGCTCCGACCCGACGTGGTGATCGTGCATGATGGGTCCAGGCCACCGACCCCGGATAACATCAAGAAGATCATCGAGATCAAGTTCCCGCCGGAACCAGTAGATGATGAGCAGCTCAAGCGGTACCGGAAGATTGGCGGTGGCGTCCCCGTGGAGGCATGGACCCCGGACACCTGCGGGTGCCGTGATCGGCAGCCCGAACCCCAGCCTGTCCGGGTCTCCGCGGAGGACGCGGCGATTGCCGCCGCCCTGGCTGTTGCCCTGCTCATCCTCCTCCTCGATGACGCGACCGGCGTTGGCACAGCAGACGACGTCCTCATCCCGGTCGTGATCCGCGAACTAGCAAAACGCCTGGCGCCCGTCCTGGGGCCTGTGCTGCTGAAGGTCCCCTGA